The following are from one region of the bacterium genome:
- a CDS encoding VOC family protein, which translates to MKIPDEVGNIKVLFIAGFGPIVREATASRELYNQILGIRFKEENDGYLHTEALRGAKSFALWPLSQAAQSCFGTDSWPKDIPVPQAWLEFDVDDVEKATAECESRGLRMLVKNKKEPWGQIVSRFITPEGLLVGVTFTPLMRKEE; encoded by the coding sequence ATGAAAATTCCGGACGAGGTGGGCAACATCAAGGTACTGTTCATCGCGGGTTTTGGTCCAATCGTCCGTGAGGCAACTGCGAGTCGCGAACTCTACAACCAGATCCTCGGTATTCGCTTCAAAGAGGAGAATGACGGTTACCTCCATACGGAGGCTCTGAGAGGCGCAAAAAGTTTCGCCCTGTGGCCACTTTCGCAAGCAGCGCAGTCCTGCTTCGGAACGGATTCTTGGCCCAAGGATATTCCTGTGCCACAAGCGTGGCTTGAGTTTGACGTTGACGATGTCGAAAAGGCAACGGCAGAGTGTGAATCTCGAGGGCTTCGAATGCTCGTCAAAAATAAGAAAGAACCGTGGGGCCAGATTGTCAGCCGCTTCATCACGCCGGAAGGATTGTTGGTCGGAGTCACATTTACTCCATTGATGCGAAAAGAAGAATAG
- a CDS encoding IS110 family transposase, which produces MTQDTIFVGLDVHKSSINVAAADRDGEVRSLGAVANSPEAVAKLVKRLGPASRLSACYEAGPCGYVVARQLNRLGAACVVVAPSLIPRKPGDRVKNDRRDAVKLARLLRSGDLTPVWIPDEAHEALRDLSRARGHASIDVLRHRNQLGKFLLRLGVRAPEEGRAWGKAHRAWLQSLHVPHASQQVVLRDYLATIDQAEQRLENLEAELTLLAAQTPHAPLIAALQALRGVDVLTGVTLVAELGDLRRFPSPRDLMGYTGLVPSEDSSGERRWRGHITKTGNAHIRHALIQAAWHYRHPPGVWGALKKRQAGLPPTVLAISRTAQQRLHRRFRRLVYRGKLPQVAAVAVARELVEFIWAVAQAIPA; this is translated from the coding sequence ATGACGCAGGATACCATCTTTGTTGGGTTGGATGTGCATAAATCGTCGATCAATGTCGCTGCAGCGGATCGCGACGGTGAAGTACGGTCTTTGGGAGCTGTAGCGAACAGCCCTGAAGCTGTGGCGAAGCTGGTGAAGCGCTTAGGTCCTGCCTCGCGGCTGTCCGCGTGCTATGAAGCGGGGCCATGTGGCTATGTGGTGGCCCGTCAGCTCAACCGGCTTGGTGCAGCGTGTGTCGTGGTGGCTCCCAGTTTGATTCCCCGCAAGCCGGGCGATCGCGTGAAAAATGATCGCCGCGATGCCGTCAAGCTGGCACGGTTACTGCGCAGCGGTGACCTGACTCCAGTATGGATCCCTGATGAAGCCCACGAGGCGTTGCGGGATCTCAGTCGCGCGCGGGGGCACGCCTCTATCGATGTCTTGCGTCACCGCAATCAATTGGGCAAGTTCCTGCTGCGCCTCGGCGTCCGCGCTCCAGAGGAAGGCCGCGCATGGGGCAAAGCGCACCGGGCCTGGCTCCAGTCCCTGCATGTCCCGCACGCGAGTCAGCAGGTCGTGCTTCGCGATTACCTCGCCACGATCGACCAGGCCGAGCAGCGCTTGGAGAACCTGGAAGCTGAGCTTACCTTGCTGGCGGCGCAGACCCCTCACGCGCCGCTGATTGCCGCGCTTCAAGCTCTGCGGGGCGTGGATGTGCTGACGGGGGTCACATTGGTGGCTGAACTGGGCGACTTGCGGCGGTTCCCCTCGCCGCGCGATCTCATGGGCTACACGGGCTTGGTGCCGAGCGAGGATTCCTCTGGGGAGCGGCGCTGGCGTGGGCACATTACCAAGACCGGCAATGCCCATATCCGCCACGCGCTGATCCAAGCCGCCTGGCACTATCGCCATCCGCCGGGCGTGTGGGGCGCGCTCAAGAAGCGCCAAGCGGGCCTTCCCCCCACGGTCCTCGCCATCAGTCGGACCGCCCAGCAGCGCCTTCATCGGCGGTTCCGCCGGCTCGTGTATCGGGGCAAACTGCCTCAGGTCGCTGCCGTGGCCGTCGCGCGGGAGTTGGTGGAGTTTATTTGGGCGGTCGCGCAGGCGATTCCGGCCTAG
- a CDS encoding FAD-binding oxidoreductase has translation MPRFAEIIEPQARLRGQFRGALLRPGEEGYDEARRIWNGGIDRYPALIARCAGADDVATAVQFARERDLLISVRGGGHAVAGHAVCDGGVMIDLSLMKAIRVDPSARMARAAGGVLWNELDRATQPFALATTGGVISHTGIGGLTLGGGLGHLMRKYGLTVDNLMSVDLVTADAERIHIDAESEPDLFWGVRGGGGNFGIVTSFEYRLHPVGPLVLGGPILWPLADAPEVLRFVRDYASEAPDELGMTMAAMLAPPMPILPADRYGQPALAMMVVWAGDPNAGAQAIAPLKAIGSPVAELVRPTPYVALQSMLDDGSPHGRHYYWKSHRVRRLADAIIDEIVRRISSITSPFSQIVMFTIGGAVSRGDPAATAVGEREVGFEINIAAAWPPADADSQRHVAWVREGWEAMLPFSTGVYANFLSDEGASGVEAAYGGRLQRLTALKDRYDPTNVFHLNANIPPSRHL, from the coding sequence GTGCCGAGATTTGCGGAGATAATCGAACCACAAGCACGCCTACGTGGCCAGTTCCGCGGCGCGCTGCTGCGGCCGGGCGAGGAAGGTTACGACGAAGCCCGGCGCATCTGGAATGGTGGCATCGACCGCTACCCGGCCCTCATCGCCCGCTGCGCGGGCGCGGACGACGTAGCGACCGCCGTCCAGTTCGCCCGCGAGCGCGACCTCCTTATCTCTGTTCGCGGCGGCGGGCACGCGGTGGCCGGTCACGCCGTCTGCGATGGCGGCGTCATGATCGACCTCTCGCTGATGAAGGCGATCCGCGTCGACCCGTCGGCGCGCATGGCGCGGGCCGCGGGTGGCGTCCTCTGGAACGAGCTCGACCGCGCCACTCAGCCGTTCGCTCTCGCCACGACGGGCGGGGTCATCAGCCACACTGGGATCGGCGGGCTGACCCTGGGCGGCGGCCTCGGGCATCTCATGCGCAAGTACGGCCTGACCGTCGACAACCTAATGTCCGTCGATCTGGTGACGGCTGACGCCGAGCGGATCCACATCGACGCCGAAAGCGAGCCGGACCTCTTCTGGGGAGTGCGCGGCGGCGGCGGCAACTTCGGGATCGTCACATCCTTCGAGTATCGGCTCCACCCGGTGGGACCACTCGTTCTCGGCGGACCAATCTTATGGCCGCTGGCGGACGCGCCGGAGGTGCTACGGTTCGTCCGCGACTACGCCTCCGAGGCGCCGGACGAGCTGGGCATGACGATGGCCGCCATGCTAGCGCCGCCGATGCCGATTCTGCCCGCAGATCGTTATGGACAGCCGGCGCTGGCCATGATGGTCGTCTGGGCCGGCGATCCGAACGCGGGCGCGCAGGCGATTGCGCCACTGAAGGCGATCGGCTCGCCGGTCGCCGAGTTGGTACGCCCGACGCCGTACGTCGCGCTGCAATCGATGCTCGACGACGGGTCCCCGCACGGCCGGCATTACTACTGGAAGTCGCATCGCGTACGGAGGTTGGCCGATGCGATCATCGACGAGATCGTGAGGCGGATCTCCTCGATCACCTCCCCCTTCTCGCAGATCGTCATGTTCACCATCGGCGGGGCAGTGAGCCGCGGCGACCCGGCGGCAACGGCGGTCGGCGAGCGCGAGGTCGGCTTCGAGATCAACATCGCCGCCGCTTGGCCGCCGGCAGACGCCGACAGCCAGCGCCATGTCGCCTGGGTGCGTGAGGGCTGGGAGGCGATGCTGCCGTTCAGCACCGGCGTCTACGCGAACTTCCTCTCCGACGAGGGCGCCTCCGGCGTGGAGGCCGCCTACGGTGGGCGCTTGCAGCGGCTGACTGCGCTCAAGGACCGCTACGACCCGACGAATGTCTTTCACCTGAATGCCAACATCCCGCCCAGCCGGCATCTGTAA
- a CDS encoding biotin/lipoyl-containing protein: MAKTPIVLDQSLFREDPEVELIAWLAEDETVVEADQAIAQISTAKVIVEIASPTAGQLRRLRQPHDLIHAGEVIGVIEHD; encoded by the coding sequence TTGGCGAAAACACCGATCGTACTCGATCAGTCGTTGTTCCGAGAAGATCCAGAGGTCGAACTAATCGCCTGGCTTGCGGAGGATGAGACTGTGGTTGAAGCCGACCAGGCCATCGCTCAGATCTCGACGGCGAAGGTCATCGTTGAGATTGCGTCCCCGACCGCAGGGCAGCTCAGGCGCCTGCGGCAGCCTCATGACCTCATCCACGCAGGCGAAGTCATCGGGGTGATCGAGCATGACTGA
- a CDS encoding class I SAM-dependent methyltransferase encodes MIAAIVGQFGHPRGTVGRVTGWVMAYRPSNRQRNRWVVSLLDVQPTDRVLEIGFGPGIAIQELSWFATAGHVYGVDHSQVMVRQACRRNAHAIRAGRVDLRRGSADDLPTFGEPLDAVLAVNSMGFWPDPARTLRQLRARLRPGGQIAIASQPRCPGATSETSQRAAHQIRLLLEAAGYSRIRIETLDLDPPAVCVLGVNDAHAERREGEGFGRSTPSQVSRWMC; translated from the coding sequence GTGATCGCGGCCATCGTTGGTCAGTTTGGTCACCCTCGGGGCACCGTTGGGCGGGTTACCGGCTGGGTCATGGCGTATCGCCCGTCCAACCGGCAGCGCAACCGCTGGGTGGTTTCGTTGCTCGATGTGCAGCCCACCGACCGGGTCTTGGAGATCGGCTTCGGGCCGGGCATCGCGATCCAAGAGCTGAGCTGGTTTGCTACCGCCGGCCACGTCTACGGCGTAGATCACTCGCAGGTGATGGTCCGCCAGGCCTGCAGGCGCAACGCGCACGCTATCCGCGCCGGGCGGGTTGATCTCCGGCGGGGTTCGGCCGACGACCTCCCAACGTTTGGGGAACCACTCGACGCGGTCCTGGCCGTCAACTCGATGGGATTCTGGCCCGACCCCGCCCGGACGCTGAGGCAGCTGCGGGCGAGACTGCGACCCGGGGGGCAGATCGCGATCGCTTCCCAACCGCGTTGTCCCGGTGCAACGAGCGAGACCTCCCAGCGGGCGGCACACCAGATCCGATTACTGCTCGAAGCAGCCGGCTACTCCCGAATCCGCATCGAGACCCTCGACCTCGATCCGCCCGCGGTCTGCGTGCTCGGCGTGAACGACGCGCATGCGGAAAGACGGGAAGGTGAGGGCTTCGGCAGGTCCACTCCGTCACAGGTATCGCGATGGATGTGCTGA
- a CDS encoding nuclear transport factor 2 family protein, translating into MGRRRAAIREIWPEDGEHASPSYYVRGYEQLEERITRTHTRWVAAEGYRFRVREEPAQHHGVLKFRWEMVPQSGGAARSAGTDFLILGDDGRARAVYQFPDA; encoded by the coding sequence GTGGGACGACGGCGGGCGGCGATTCGAGAGATTTGGCCGGAAGACGGCGAGCATGCCTCGCCGTCGTACTATGTGCGCGGGTACGAGCAACTCGAGGAGCGGATCACGCGGACGCACACGCGATGGGTCGCCGCCGAAGGGTACCGGTTCCGCGTGCGAGAGGAGCCCGCCCAGCATCACGGCGTGCTGAAGTTTCGCTGGGAGATGGTACCGCAAAGCGGCGGAGCAGCCCGATCCGCCGGCACCGACTTTCTCATCCTCGGCGATGACGGCCGCGCGCGGGCCGTGTATCAATTCCCCGATGCCTGA
- a CDS encoding thiamine pyrophosphate-dependent dehydrogenase E1 component subunit alpha, which produces MNRSLWLQLYGSQALRLMMSIRELEGRLGEYSKRGYIRGTTHPSVGMEAVAVGISLQLEREDKITSTHRGHAHCLAKGADPERMLAELFGRSTGYSEGKGGSMHLAVRELGILGTNGIVGASIGLATGAALAAQQTRAPWIAVAYFGEGGINQGIFHESLNLAAIWKLPCVYVCENNHFAQSSRVEEMASVPDLTVRAVAYGIPGTNVDGMDVYAVWSGVRPAILRARKGEGPALIVADTYRFLGHHAGDTEIYRTNEEREAWRVRDPISRLEGELLDGGVLTDHHLAELRDDVARMVARAEKTALAAPVPPPSAAYTQVYGGFYG; this is translated from the coding sequence ATGAACCGGTCGCTGTGGCTTCAGCTTTATGGATCCCAAGCGCTGCGGTTGATGATGTCGATTCGCGAACTTGAAGGACGTCTCGGCGAGTACTCCAAGCGGGGATACATTCGCGGGACGACACATCCTTCCGTCGGCATGGAGGCAGTTGCAGTGGGGATTAGCCTCCAACTGGAACGCGAGGACAAAATCACGAGCACTCACCGCGGTCATGCGCACTGCCTCGCGAAAGGCGCCGATCCAGAGCGAATGCTGGCTGAACTCTTTGGACGGTCCACGGGATATTCCGAGGGCAAGGGTGGGTCCATGCACCTCGCCGTGCGAGAGCTTGGGATCCTGGGGACGAACGGCATCGTGGGCGCCAGCATCGGTCTCGCGACGGGCGCCGCCCTTGCTGCTCAGCAGACCCGGGCGCCATGGATCGCTGTCGCGTACTTTGGCGAAGGCGGCATCAATCAAGGGATCTTTCACGAGTCGCTCAACCTCGCAGCCATCTGGAAATTGCCCTGTGTCTATGTGTGCGAAAACAATCACTTTGCCCAATCATCGCGGGTCGAAGAGATGGCAAGCGTGCCTGATCTGACGGTGAGGGCAGTGGCATACGGGATTCCCGGCACGAACGTTGATGGTATGGATGTCTATGCGGTCTGGAGCGGCGTGCGCCCGGCCATCCTTCGAGCGCGCAAGGGCGAAGGGCCGGCTCTCATTGTGGCCGACACGTATCGATTCCTAGGGCATCATGCGGGCGATACTGAGATCTACCGGACAAACGAGGAGCGCGAGGCATGGCGGGTGCGTGATCCGATTAGCCGCCTCGAAGGGGAACTACTCGACGGTGGCGTCCTGACGGACCACCACCTCGCGGAGTTGCGGGATGATGTGGCACGGATGGTTGCGCGAGCGGAGAAAACTGCTCTTGCGGCGCCCGTCCCGCCTCCGAGCGCGGCCTACACGCAGGTGTATGGGGGTTTCTACGGATGA
- a CDS encoding MerR family transcriptional regulator, whose amino-acid sequence MLTISELARRAGIAPSALRYYEDLGLLPTPARISGQRRYPESAVELVGIILLLRDVGFSLAEQKAFMAARAIAPNEWRRLARRKLAELDEQIAKARAAREAVDHALRCPHEDILQCPNFRRLITARLAGQPLHEAHSH is encoded by the coding sequence ATGCTGACCATCAGTGAGCTGGCCCGTCGCGCCGGGATTGCCCCCTCGGCCCTGCGCTACTACGAGGACCTCGGCCTGCTTCCGACGCCCGCCAGGATCTCAGGGCAACGCCGCTACCCCGAATCGGCAGTCGAGCTCGTCGGGATCATCCTGCTCCTGCGCGACGTCGGGTTCTCGCTCGCCGAGCAGAAGGCATTCATGGCCGCACGGGCGATTGCGCCGAACGAGTGGCGGCGGCTCGCTCGGCGCAAGCTGGCCGAACTCGACGAGCAAATCGCCAAAGCTCGGGCCGCCCGCGAGGCCGTCGACCACGCCCTGCGCTGTCCTCACGAGGACATCCTGCAATGCCCCAACTTCCGCCGCCTCATCACCGCCCGCCTGGCCGGCCAGCCGCTCCACGAAGCCCACTCGCACTAG
- a CDS encoding LysR substrate-binding domain-containing protein, with amino-acid sequence MSVNLRHLRYFIAVAEELHFGHAAKRLNIAQPPLSLQIRRLEEMVGAQLLFRTKRRVELTDAGRIFLDEARQIMDHVDRAVLAAQRAGRGETGKLVIGFVNAATFSILPDILQAFRTRFPDVAVTLHELSTERQVESLRSGSIDVGFLRPPIDGDVLSLLPVLREALVMALEEHHSLAAHAAPSLRLFAREPFILFPRRLGPGLYDQIIRLCQRSGFTPHVVQETDQMQTIVSLVAAGIGVALVPASLQNLRRTGVVYRTVPESRPIVEVAVAWRGDMFSTNLRTFLNVVKERCTARRSITLCDPTKITPRTSRDC; translated from the coding sequence GTGAGCGTAAACTTGCGCCATCTTCGATATTTCATCGCCGTCGCCGAGGAATTGCATTTCGGTCACGCGGCGAAGCGCTTGAACATCGCTCAGCCTCCGTTGAGCCTACAAATCCGCCGCCTTGAAGAAATGGTTGGGGCCCAACTGCTTTTTCGCACCAAGCGGCGGGTCGAGTTAACCGATGCTGGGCGGATCTTTCTGGACGAAGCACGACAGATCATGGATCACGTGGATCGGGCTGTGCTGGCTGCACAGCGAGCCGGCCGCGGAGAAACAGGTAAGCTAGTGATCGGGTTCGTCAACGCCGCGACCTTTAGTATTCTTCCAGATATCCTCCAAGCGTTTCGGACGCGCTTCCCCGACGTGGCGGTGACGTTGCACGAATTGAGCACAGAACGTCAGGTTGAGAGTCTGCGCAGTGGCAGTATTGATGTTGGGTTTCTCCGCCCCCCCATCGACGGCGATGTCCTGAGTCTACTTCCGGTACTGCGAGAGGCTCTGGTTATGGCATTAGAGGAGCACCATTCGCTTGCCGCTCACGCAGCACCCTCGTTGCGATTGTTCGCGAGAGAGCCGTTCATTCTCTTCCCTCGCCGCCTTGGCCCCGGACTCTACGATCAAATCATTCGCCTCTGCCAGCGATCAGGGTTCACACCACATGTCGTACAAGAAACCGATCAGATGCAGACCATAGTAAGCTTGGTGGCGGCCGGAATAGGTGTTGCTTTGGTGCCCGCCTCGCTACAGAATCTTAGACGGACCGGGGTAGTTTACCGGACCGTGCCAGAGTCAAGGCCTATCGTTGAGGTCGCAGTCGCATGGAGGGGGGACATGTTTTCGACAAACTTGCGAACGTTCCTCAACGTAGTCAAAGAACGTTGCACAGCCCGGAGATCTATAACTCTTTGCGATCCGACAAAGATCACCCCAAGGACATCTCGCGACTGCTGA
- a CDS encoding alpha-ketoacid dehydrogenase subunit beta — protein MSEMTLWRALNDGLRSAMAEDARVFIMGEELTRWGAGGGIHGVTRGLLAEFGPGRVRDTPISEEGILAAGVGAALCGCRPVVEIMYSDFSLLGFDPIVNQAAKIRYKFGGQFDVPLVIRSNTGWGAGKAAQHTQSLETLFAHIPGLEVVLPSTPHDARGLLRSSILSPNPTIFLEHKNLYNVRGLVDDTPVPLGVGRVARKGRDVTIVATQLMLHRSIAVADRLAADGIDIEIVDPRTLYPLDLDTIVTSVRHTRRVLVCHEAPVLYGFGAEIASSITEACWRELDVPVRRLGGARTPMPYAAELEDEVIPSEARIEAAVRGLVTGNRARAEDSGVKTFDKD, from the coding sequence ATGAGTGAAATGACGTTGTGGCGGGCCCTCAACGACGGGCTGCGCTCGGCCATGGCGGAGGACGCTCGGGTCTTTATCATGGGGGAGGAGTTGACCCGTTGGGGCGCAGGTGGTGGCATCCACGGCGTCACGCGTGGCCTGTTGGCCGAGTTTGGCCCCGGGCGGGTTCGGGACACGCCAATCAGTGAGGAGGGCATCCTCGCTGCCGGCGTAGGGGCGGCGTTGTGCGGGTGTCGTCCCGTGGTCGAGATCATGTACTCAGATTTCTCACTACTCGGCTTCGATCCGATCGTCAATCAAGCCGCCAAGATCCGCTACAAATTTGGCGGTCAGTTTGACGTCCCGCTCGTCATTCGAAGCAATACGGGCTGGGGCGCTGGCAAGGCCGCGCAGCACACGCAATCGCTTGAGACCCTCTTTGCGCATATTCCCGGTCTTGAGGTCGTCCTGCCCTCGACTCCGCACGACGCCCGTGGGCTCCTGCGGTCCTCCATCCTCAGTCCCAACCCGACGATCTTTCTAGAACACAAGAACTTGTATAATGTCCGCGGCCTTGTGGACGACACCCCCGTTCCCTTGGGCGTAGGGCGGGTTGCTCGGAAGGGCCGGGATGTCACGATCGTGGCGACCCAATTAATGCTACATCGCAGCATCGCCGTTGCCGACCGCCTCGCTGCTGATGGGATCGACATCGAGATTGTTGATCCGCGAACCTTGTATCCGCTCGATCTCGATACGATCGTGACGTCCGTCCGCCACACTCGCCGCGTTCTCGTCTGTCACGAAGCCCCGGTCCTCTACGGGTTCGGGGCGGAGATTGCGTCGAGCATTACGGAGGCATGCTGGCGGGAGCTCGACGTTCCGGTGCGGCGACTCGGAGGCGCCAGGACGCCGATGCCCTACGCCGCCGAGCTCGAAGATGAGGTCATCCCATCAGAGGCGCGGATTGAGGCAGCGGTGCGCGGCCTGGTGACTGGCAACCGGGCTCGAGCGGAGGATAGTGGAGTGAAGACCTTCGACAAGGATTGA
- a CDS encoding MFS transporter yields MDTGALHELILPVLLIGTFMSTLDFFIVNVAIPSMQHDLGASPAAIEWVVAGYALAFGCGLVTGGRLGDHYGRRRVLFLGLLLFTITSTLCALAPNPAVLVLSRILQGASAALLSPQVLAIVSTIFAGEARARAFQAYGLTLGIAAVFGQLIGGLLIQANILNLGWRTCFLINAPIGFAAMALVPKVIPQLRPPTHSRLDVVGVGILSVALLALLWPLIQGQQRGWPIWALRSFLASPLLLIVFAAWERALNKRGGAPMVNPALFEERAFTAGLLTQLVFWMGIASFFLIFALYMQQGRGLSALEAGATFMAIGGGYLATSLIATRLARRLGRQVVSTGALLMAAGLGILSLTVLPGRVPLGWLVPGLIFEGAGMGIALAPLVSIILVRVMPEHAGAASGVLTTTQQIGNALGVAVIGAVFFRALDPTRAAGYDLAFSRSVVALLVISLTVVGFVQLLPRRHGEL; encoded by the coding sequence ATGGACACCGGTGCGTTGCATGAGCTGATCTTGCCAGTCCTACTGATCGGTACTTTCATGTCTACGCTCGACTTCTTTATTGTCAATGTCGCGATCCCGTCGATGCAGCACGACCTCGGCGCATCACCAGCTGCGATCGAATGGGTTGTGGCCGGTTATGCCCTGGCATTCGGTTGTGGCTTGGTGACCGGGGGACGGTTGGGTGACCATTACGGGAGGCGCCGAGTACTATTCCTGGGGCTTCTCCTCTTCACGATCACCTCGACCCTTTGCGCATTAGCACCTAATCCGGCTGTCCTTGTCCTTTCGCGCATATTGCAGGGTGCTTCCGCCGCACTACTCAGTCCGCAAGTGCTTGCCATCGTCAGTACAATCTTCGCCGGTGAGGCGCGCGCCCGGGCGTTTCAAGCCTACGGTTTAACGCTGGGTATCGCGGCCGTGTTCGGGCAACTGATAGGCGGGCTGCTCATCCAGGCGAACATTCTCAATCTCGGGTGGCGAACCTGCTTTCTTATCAATGCTCCCATCGGCTTTGCCGCCATGGCGCTTGTTCCGAAGGTCATCCCGCAGTTGCGGCCACCTACACACAGCAGGTTGGATGTCGTTGGGGTCGGCATACTGAGCGTGGCGCTCCTCGCGCTTCTGTGGCCGCTCATTCAAGGACAACAGCGCGGCTGGCCCATATGGGCGTTGCGAAGTTTCCTGGCCTCGCCGCTACTCCTCATTGTGTTCGCCGCCTGGGAACGCGCCCTGAACAAGCGAGGGGGCGCTCCAATGGTCAATCCGGCCCTCTTTGAGGAGCGGGCGTTTACCGCAGGGCTCTTGACCCAGTTGGTGTTCTGGATGGGTATTGCCTCGTTCTTCCTCATATTTGCCTTGTACATGCAGCAAGGCCGCGGCCTGAGTGCCTTGGAGGCTGGGGCGACCTTCATGGCGATTGGCGGAGGTTACTTGGCTACATCTCTTATCGCAACGCGCTTGGCACGGCGGCTCGGCCGGCAGGTCGTCTCAACTGGCGCGCTTTTGATGGCCGCCGGCCTCGGCATATTGTCGTTGACAGTGCTGCCGGGTCGCGTGCCCCTCGGGTGGCTCGTGCCCGGCCTGATCTTCGAAGGTGCCGGTATGGGGATTGCTCTGGCCCCGCTGGTTTCGATCATCCTGGTCCGTGTCATGCCGGAGCATGCCGGAGCCGCATCCGGTGTGCTGACGACGACCCAGCAGATTGGCAACGCGTTAGGGGTCGCCGTTATCGGGGCGGTCTTCTTCCGGGCGCTGGACCCAACCCGTGCCGCGGGCTACGACCTTGCGTTTAGTCGATCCGTTGTCGCGTTGCTGGTTATCAGCCTCACGGTAGTCGGTTTCGTTCAACTACTGCCCCGTAGGCACGGAGAGTTGTGA
- a CDS encoding AraC family transcriptional regulator yields MIVHELQSGPISVIDYRCALKPGDRPLAAVHRAVTVAYVRRGSFAYHARGQVSELVTGSVLIGQAGDEYVCTHEDSFGDECLAFEFSASAVSAIGGRRWFGRANGLPPIGDVSVFGELAVAAADGHSDIGLDEAGLLLAARVARTVWRESPRALQATPRDRRRAIEAAYWIDAHSGETIDLEQIAREAGLSMFHFLRLFTRVLSLTPHQYLIRARLRHAAQLLAAGATSITEVAADVGFGDLSNFVRTFRRAAGVSPGEFQRAARGGRKIFQDRPVAVTVYSHA; encoded by the coding sequence ATGATCGTTCACGAGTTGCAATCCGGACCGATTTCTGTGATCGATTACCGCTGTGCCCTCAAACCGGGCGACCGGCCGTTAGCCGCAGTGCACCGGGCCGTCACCGTGGCGTACGTACGACGCGGCAGTTTCGCCTATCACGCCCGCGGGCAGGTGTCCGAACTTGTAACCGGGTCAGTGCTGATCGGCCAAGCAGGCGATGAGTATGTCTGCACGCACGAGGACTCGTTCGGCGACGAGTGCCTTGCCTTCGAATTTTCCGCCTCGGCAGTCTCGGCGATCGGCGGCCGACGGTGGTTCGGCCGAGCGAACGGCCTCCCTCCGATCGGGGACGTGTCGGTGTTCGGCGAGCTTGCGGTCGCCGCCGCGGACGGCCACAGCGATATCGGCCTGGACGAAGCGGGCCTGCTACTGGCTGCGCGCGTCGCACGGACTGTTTGGCGTGAGAGCCCCCGTGCCTTGCAGGCAACGCCTCGCGACCGCCGGCGCGCCATCGAGGCAGCGTACTGGATCGACGCGCACTCGGGCGAAACGATCGACCTTGAACAAATCGCGCGGGAAGCCGGATTGAGCATGTTCCATTTCCTGCGCCTGTTCACCCGCGTTCTCAGCCTGACACCACACCAGTATCTGATTCGCGCGAGGCTGCGACACGCGGCACAACTGTTGGCCGCCGGGGCGACGTCGATTACGGAAGTCGCCGCCGACGTCGGGTTCGGCGATCTCTCCAACTTCGTCCGAACGTTCCGGCGGGCGGCCGGCGTGTCCCCCGGAGAGTTCCAAAGGGCCGCCCGGGGAGGCCGCAAGATTTTCCAAGACCGCCCAGTCGCGGTCACCGTATACTCCCATGCATGA
- a CDS encoding DUF2442 domain-containing protein — translation MTQDRVITTNTEIDAAIAQARAQENDRPRAIEAHYDTSSDKVVIRLASGVDVAIPRTNLQGLERATGAQVAKIELEGAGSGLHWASLDVDHYIPGLLAGVFGTKRWMRELGRKGGAVRSAAKAAAARANGRKGGRPRRHTRAVAVSSLTARRKRKRAARHA, via the coding sequence ATGACACAAGATCGGGTCATTACAACGAATACAGAGATCGATGCCGCCATTGCACAAGCGCGCGCGCAAGAGAATGATCGGCCCCGCGCGATTGAAGCACACTATGACACATCGAGCGATAAAGTTGTCATCCGTCTCGCCTCTGGTGTCGATGTCGCCATTCCTCGCACTAATCTTCAGGGCCTTGAGAGGGCAACGGGCGCCCAAGTGGCTAAGATCGAGCTGGAGGGAGCAGGTTCGGGGCTCCACTGGGCGTCCTTGGATGTCGACCACTATATCCCCGGTCTTCTCGCTGGCGTGTTCGGAACGAAACGCTGGATGCGCGAACTGGGGCGCAAGGGCGGGGCTGTCCGAAGCGCGGCAAAGGCCGCGGCCGCGCGAGCCAATGGCCGCAAGGGTGGCCGTCCTCGCCGGCATACTCGGGCCGTCGCGGTGAGCAGTCTCACCGCACGCCGGAAGCGCAAGCGTGCCGCACGGCACGCGTAA